GTAGGAGCGTGGATTGAAATAGACAAAAATAAAAAGCCTGGGAAGTAGGTAAGTCGTCGCTCCTCGTGTAGGAGCGTGGATTGAAATTAATAAACATAAAAAGCGATTATTTCCCGGCCTTTGTCGCTCCTCGTGTAGGAGCGTGGATTGAAATCAGGCTGGGATACCCGGCCTGGCGGCTTAATAATGTCGCTCCTCGTGTAGGAGCGTGGATTGAAATGTACCTTTACGAAGCCGCTGGCGTTGATTTTGGCCGTCGCTCCTCGTGTAGGAGCGTGGATTGAAATAACGGCCCCCAGGTCGAGAATATCGACGCTTATAGTCGCTCCTCGTGTAGGAGCGTGGATTGAAATAAGACCGGATGGTCGCAAGTGCTCGAATTGCTGTGTCGCTCCTCGTGTAGGAGCGTGGATTGAAATTGGCTACCCAAGTGGTAGGTGGATCGTTTCCAGAGTCGCTCCTCGTGTAGGAGCGTGGATTGAAATAGATGGGGTACGGCGAACGCGAAGGACAGCAACCGTCGCTCCTCGTGTAGGAGCGTGGATTGAAATCGTCGATGGTTATCGATGAGACGCATCCCGAGGGTCGCTCCTCGTGTAGGAGCGTGGATTGAAATGTCCGAATCCAGGAAATAGATGGTGTTGCTGTCAGTCGCTCCTCGTGTAGGAGCGTGGATTGAAATGTGACTAACCCAGTATATTGCGGAAAATTACGCTGGTCGCTCCTCGTGTAGGAGCGTGGATTGAAATGAGTGAAGACGGGGTCAATCTCCGGCTGGAAATGCAGTCGCTCCTCGTGTAGGAGCGTGGATTGAAATGATAGATCAAGATTGTTCAGGGAAATCGATCGGCGTCGCTCCTCGTGTAGGAGCGTGGATTGAAATACGAATAGTTCTGGAGCTCAAACGGGAACGATGGTGTCGCTCCTCGTGTAGGAGCGTGGATTGAAATAGCATGTTAGCGATCAAAATGAGGGCGGAGTCACGTCGCTCCTCGTGTAGGAGCGTGGATTGAAATGTCAGCAGCCAAATACATACAAAAATCGGAAATCCGTCGCTCCTCGTGTAGGAGCGTGGATTGAAATAGCCGATATGGGATTGGATCAATCAACACGGATATAGTCGCTCCTCGTGTAGGAGCGTGGATTGAAATTTGGAGCGTTTGGTGCGCCGCTGACGATCATTTGTCGCTCCTCGTGTAGGAGCGTGGATTGAAAACTCGAATTTTAATCCTCAATTTTGAAAGTATATCTCTTTGAAAACGTGAAAAGAGCTCCGAATCTTTGGTAGAATGGTCTTTGTCGAAAACACATCACCCAAAGAGAGGAGCACCTTTAAGGTGAAGTCTACCAGAGAAATTTCAAAAATCAAGTGTGAATTTTCGCTACAAAATGCAACGAATGTTGCCGGGAGCAAGATTTTCCTAGAATACCTGGAACGCATCCAGCTTTCGCAGGCTCTTACACAGCTATCCGCTTTGGAACAATCCAACTCTCTGTTTCCCATTCACCGGATTCTTCTGTACCTGATCATCGGGTGGATGCTGGGCTGCCAACGGATTTTTCACTTTCGGACTCTACAGAAGTATAGCTTAATTCGCCGGTTCCTTGGAGGGCGTTGTCCTCACCATTATTTACTTTAATAGGAATTGGTTCGGTTTGGATGGACGAAGTTCGTGATGGTGAATGAGATGAAGCAATTGAACATCCAGATCTTATCGCCTTGTCTTCCAACCTCTATCATCTTAGACTTGGATTCTATAGTGGAGACGGTTTATGGCCATCAAGAAGGCGCGGCTGTTGGCGTAAACTCGCACAAGCGCGGCCGTAAGATTTCAGGAGCGAAAGGTGACACCGGTATTTATTCTCGATGAAATGCAAATGGCCAAGGATGTGTTCCTCAGCGATTTGAATCTGCTGTTTAATTTTTACATGGATTTGTCGAACCTGTTCCTTCTACTTCTATGTGGCCTGCCTTACCTTAGGGACCGGCTCACGCTCAACCACAACCGCCCGCTGGCACAACGACTCCTGCTGTCCCACCAGGTAGAGCCGCTGACCAAGGACGAAGTGAAAGAGTACGTCGTCCACCATATGAACCTCGCGGGTGCCAAAAACCCGATTTTCATGGATGCCGCCATGGAGGCTCTCGCCGTGAGTACTAAGGGATATCCCCGGCTGGTGAACAAACTTGCCGTTCGTGCGCTTTGCACGGTTTCCAGCGCAAGGCGGAACAGATTGACGCCGATCTGATCCGCATCGCGGCTACGGAGTACGGGATGTGATGACGATGACGCCAAAGAGTCGAGACGGTCGCATCCTGTACAATACACGATTCGAATACTGGGAAATCTGGGACGCCTACCCCCGTCCAGCAGTCGTGCAATGCGGAGAATCCTTTGAGATGAAGGTAGGGGACGACTTTCTGCCCTGCCGAATCGAACTGGATTCCGAATGGGTGGTTTACTTTCATAACACCCGGTTCCACCTTCATCCGAGCGTGAGTTACTGGATTCGGGTGCGATAGATGGAGTATACCGTGATCTTGTCTGATGGACAAGTCCCCTCGGCAGCCAGAAGAACCTTGGCTGCTTATTTATGGAAAAAACCTGCTGCCGAAATGCCGTGATTATGTGCAAATCCAGCGCCGGTCATGCTGAATTATTATGAAAAACTCTAGAAAATGGCCCCTGTTGTTGCGGCTGTAATTTGCAAAAGTAGTGCCGGATTAATTTGCGAATTCACAGTTGAAAAATGAATCAATCCCGTTCACTTAAGAGAAAATAAGATAAAAGAGGTTGCCCACCTGCTTAACGAGAAATCATTAAGTAGGTGGGTTCATAAATAAAATATGCTAATTAATTAGTATATTGATTAGTAAACAACATTCATACGAATAATAGGCTGCATCTATTTAACTCTAGGACCAGCCTATTTTTGTTTGCATCAAACATTCACTCGTCAAGGGGTGAAGGAATTTTTGAACTGTATGTTTTTCTTTTTTTTGGTTATGCTAAGCTTGATATATCAAAAAAATCCAGAAATCTAGGAGGTGGTGCCCCATGACAACGAACAGCGCACACAATGACTAGCCAATGAGAAGAAAGATTTAACTGACAAAACGAGATGAGAAATCAAGTTTTCTAATACATAGACATCGACGATCATTACGTGGCTGAATTTACATATCCAATTTTATGCCTTTATTTAGTATTGCACTGATTACTTGTCTTAAAAATGCTTCAACCGTTGCTATAACAAGATTACAAAACTCTTTTTCTATTTCGATACCGTATTCACCTGCTTCAGGTTCATACAGCCTGATATGTGGGGAGAAAGATTTTAATGATATTATAAGTTGTTTATGTTGAGTAGAGTAGATTCTATCTCCATTATCATGAACAAAGAAATTGCGGATATCATTAAGTGATTTTATTTCTCTCCATAATGAAGTTTGAAATGGTGACTCAATATGAACGACTTTACTTAAATACACAGCAGCTCGTTCAATTCCTGCTCCCTTTATATCTTTTACAGATAAAGTAAGATTTTTATTTTCTTTAATTTTATTGCAGAGATTATTAAGCTCGACTTCTAAGTATGAATAAATGCTTATAAATAATGATTTTCTCAAAATTGGTGGGTAAGAATATTTAAGGTGAAATACTTCAGAATCATCAAGGGAGGTTCTTAGGGTCTCTTTTTTTGTCTCTGGAGCATTGGCTATTAGTTCTTCTATTCCTTGTTCGATAGAGATAGTTTCTTCTTCAATTAATTTTTCTAACTTTAATACGTACTCCTTATATGTTTCAAGTTTAAAAAGAAAAATGAAAAAGTGAATATCTTGTTTCATATGATCCTCATAATAATCAGGATTTTCAAAATACACAATTTTCACCTCTCTCTATATGAGTATTTATTTGATTATAGAGAATAAACAAATATTTGGAAAGAGAATTACATATTTGAATTCTGAGGGCCAATATTCTATTCTTGCGACTTTCCCCGCCCGTTTGGGTATAATAACCATAAGCTTTATTTAATCCAAATCCCAAAAACCAAGGAGGTGGTGCCCCATGACAACGAACAGCAAACCCAATAGATTAGCCAAGGAAAAGTCACCGTACTTGCTGCAGCACGCATACAATCCGGTGGACTGGTTCCCATGGTCCGATGAGGCTTTTGAATTCGCCAAGCGCGAAAACAAGCCCATCTTTTTATCTATTGGGTATTCGTAGTGGCTTAAGCCGACTTGCCATTGGTGCCACGTCATGGAGCGCGAGTCGTTCGAGGACGTGGAAGTAGCCGAGCTGTTAAACCGCGACTTTGTGTCGATCAAGGTGGATCGCGAGGAGCGGCCGGACGTAGATAATTTGTACATGACCGTTTGCCAGGCGATGACGGGGCAGGGGGGATGGCCGCTGACCATCGTCATGACGCCGGATAAGAAGCCGTTTTTTGCGGGTACCTATTTCCCGAAAGGGAGGAAATACCGGCGGCCCGGGCTGATGGACATTTTGCCGCAGCTTGCGGACAAATGGAAAGAGGATCAAGAGCGGGTGAGCCAAATCGGCACGCAGGTGATTGAAGAGACGCAGAAGCAAATGTTGTCCAACTTGGAGGGAGAAATCTCCGAGGAGACGCTGCATCGCGCCTACCGGATGTATGAGAGCATATTCGATGCCCAGTACGGAGGGTTCGGCGATGCTCCCAAGTTTCCGACTTCACATAATGTGTCGTATTTGCTGCGTTACTACAAGCGGACCGGCAATGAAAAGGCGCTGCAGATGGCGGAAAAAACGTTGGACGCGATGTACCGCGGCGGCATGTACGACCATGTCGGGTTCGGGTTCGCCCGCTACTCGACGGATGAGAAGTGGCTTGTTCCGCATTTTGAAAAAATGCTGTACGACAATGCGCTGCTTGCGATGACGTACATTGAGGCTTATCAGTTGACGGGTAAAGGGCGGTACGCCGATGTGGCGGAGCAAATTTTTACCTATGTGCTGCGGGATATGACGGATCCGGAAGGCGGATTTTATTCGGCGGAGGATGCCGATTCCGAAGGGGAAGAGGGCAAGTTCTACGTCTGGACGCCGGATGAGGTCAAACAGGTGTTGGGCGAGGATGACGGCGATCTGTATTGCCAAGCTTTCGATATTACCGAGCACGGCAATTTCGAAGGGCACAGCATCCCGAACCTGATCGGCGCCTCCTTGGATTCGTTTGCACAGCGCAAGGGACAGGAGCCGGCTGCCGTGAAGTTGCGGCTGGAGGAGGCTCGCCGCAAGCTCTTTGAGCATCGGGAAACTCGGGTTCATCCCCATAAGGACGATAAAATTTTGACGTCATGGAACGGTCTGATGATCATGGCGCTCGCCAAGGCGGCGAAGGCGCTGCAGAAGCCGGGTTATGCGGAAGCGGCGGCCAAGGCGGTCAGCTTTATCACGACGAAGCTGAGGCGCCCGGACGGACGTCTGCTTGCGCGTTACCGCGACGGCGATGCGGCGTTTCCGGCTTATCTCGACGATTATGCGTTTCTCGTATGGGGGCTGATCGAGCTGTACGAGGCGACGTTCGACATCGGCCATTTGAGACTGGCGCTGGAACTGAACGACGATATGATTCGGCTGTTCTGGGACGATGAGAAGGGCGGTTTCTTCTTCTACGGCGAAGATGCGGAGCAGCTGTTTACGCGGCCCAAGGAGATCTACGACGGTGCGATGCCGTCCGGCAACTCCGCCGCGGCGCTCAACTTGCTGCGGCTGGCGAAATACGCCTACCGGGCGGACTTGTCGCAGAAGGCGGATGAGCAGCTGCAGGCGTTCGCCGGTTCGGTGGAGCGCTACCCGGCGGGACATGCGTTGTTCCTGATCGCGCTCGATTTCGCGTACGGGCCGACGAAGGAAATCGTAATCGCCGGAGATCCGGCCAGGGAGGATACGCAGGCGATGATCCGTACCGTGCAGCGTAAATTTTTGCCGAACGCCATTGCGATCTTGAATCCTTCCCAGCCGGCGGACGATAGCGTTACACAAACCATTCCGCTCGTTCAGGACAAAGTCGCGCTCGGTGGGCGGGCAACCGCGTATGTGTGCGAAAACTACGCGTGCCACGCGCCGACGGACGAACTGGAGGAGCTGGAAGCTTTGGAATAAAACGATCAGACATTTTGTAGGGCCATTTGACCAAAGAAAGAGCGCCGCAACTTTAACCGGTTGCGGCGCTTGTTTGCATGTACAACTGACGTTTTACTTCTTCTGGATCATCGTCTTCCACAGCTCCGCCGGATCGTAGCCGAGGCGCCATGCGGCGACGCCGGCCAAATCGTATTTCTTGGCGATATCGAGGCGGGCATTGACGGTGTCTTCGTTTTCCTGCCAGAACACGAATTTATAACCGTCTTCGCTGTATTCAACGCGGTATTGGTTAAATCGGCTGTCCCAGGTCAGCGTGGCCTTTTTGCTGCTGATCAGGTTCGGAATGTCTTTCAAAAGTACGGCGCGGTTGCTGTCCAGGTTGCCGCTGGCGTCGATTTTCCATACGCGCACGTAGAAAGGAATCCCCATAATGAGCTTATCCCGCGGAATCCCGTAAGACAGAAACTCCTGAACCCCTTCTTCAACCCACTGCAGACCGGCGACCGAGCCCGGTTCCTTGCTGCCCGAGTAATGTTGGTCATAAGTCATGGTGACGATGTAATCGACGATTTCAGCCAGCTTTTCGTGGTCGAAGGCGGTTTGGGCGTTCCACTTCACGCTGCCGCGCGGCAGGTCGATCGAGACGACCAATCCTTGCCCATGGGCGGCGTCGGTCAAGCTTTTTATAAACGCAGTAAATGCGCTCCGGTCTTTGCCGCTCAAGTTTTCAAAATCGATGTTCAGCCCGTTCACGCCAAGCTCGGACGCCCGTTTCACAAGCGCCTGAATAAACTTGTTCTGCGCGTCCTTATTGGCCAGGAACTGCGAGGTCAGCGCCGAATCGAACTGGTTGCTGACGAGCGGGTGAACGGCGATGCCTTGGCTTTTCAACCACGCGACCGTATCCTTGTTCGACTTGTCGGTTAACGTGCCGGAGCTGTCCGCAAGTTCGAAGTAAGTAGGCGAGTCGACGTCGAGGCCGGTTGTATTGTTCACATGCGCGCGGATCGTCGCGTCAGTGGAATTGCCGTTCCATCCCCAAAACTGCAGCTTGCGGTAATTGTCCCAAATTTTCGTGCCGTCCAGCAGTCGGATCGAAGCGTTGCTGTAACCCATCGCGTAAGACAGCGCATCCGGAATCGTATTGAAATCGTTGATCAAATTGTCGCTTTGATACACTTGATAATAAGGATAATTATTCCAAATGCCATAGCTGCCCGGAGCAGCCGATCTTGACGAGTCCACGACTTTGGCGTGCGCCCATTGTTTGGCGTAGCTGATCGCATCGTCCGGATTCAGAAATGAATCGAGTAAAGTATCATTCTGATACACCTTGTACGATTTCACATTCGAAAAAACGACCTGTCCGTTTTTCTCCAAATTAACGACCGTGGAGTCTCCCCAGCTCAAGCTTTCGTTCACGGCATCCTCGAGAGTGGCGAATTTCCAGTCCTCGCTCGTATATGTACCTTGGTACACTTGATAGATTTTGAGGCCGGAGGAGCGCGCGCTTTGTTTGGCGTCTGCCGGGATATTGTCCCAAACCCAGCGGTGATCCTTCAGGTCGATGATGTGGGAGCTACCCCATTTGCGGGCTTCCGCCATCGCTTGCGCGAGTGTCGCGAACTCCCAGTTGTCGAGCGTAATATCTCCTTGATATACCCGGTATTTCGGGTAATTATTCCATACCCAGCCGCCGGATTGCAGATCGCGGATGCTGGCACGCGTCCAATTGGCGGCCTCCCGCATCGCCTGATCGAGGGTGGCGAATTCCCAGTCGGAGCTGCTGTAGTCGTTCTGGTACAGCTTATATCGGGGGTAATTATCCCAGAGCCATTTGCGCGTGGCAATTTCCTCGACGTGACTCGAGCGGAACGATTTGGCATAACTTTCCGCTTTCTTGTAATCTGAAGTTTCCAGCAGGATCTTATCGTCCTGAAATACGCGATATTTGCTTGTTTTATCGGCAGCGAGTGCCGTTCCCGAAGCTGACGACATCAAGAGTGCAAGAAGGGACAAGCCTGCTATCGCTTTCTTATGTATCATGTATCACGCCTCTTTCCTATAATCTATTCTATTAAACGCGTTTTCCGCGAAATAGTTGCGATAGACTTATAGAAAGAAGAGGCAAAAAAACCACCTTCCGTTAGGAAAGTGGTGGAAACCCAGCAAATATTGGTTAAATTGCGTGATTAACGCGATTTTTTGTCTTAAACGATGTCTGCGACGATTTCGTCTTCGAGCTTCAGCTGAATTTGATCGCGAAATATGCGAAGTCCCTGCTCGGTAAAAAGATACCGCTCAATTGCTTCGAGCATATTGGCCGCAACCAGAATCTGGCTTCGTCCTTGAACGAACACTTCGGCGGAAAAACCGTAATCGTCGTCGTATTTCAGCTCGACCTCGACTTCCTCGGGCCGAACCTGTTTGCGCTGCGCCATGTTCAAACAGATGGCGTTCACGATGTCCTGCTCATAAAGCCGCATATGTCAGCACCCCGTTTTCGCGAAAGCTTGGATTAATATCGGCGTGCTTCGTTCATTTTTTTGCGGTCGCGGAAGTACACGAACAGCTTGCGGATGAGAACGACGACAACCACGATCGCCAGCACGTTGACGATGAAGCCGAGCAGGTTGCCGAGGAAGCCCATGCCTCCGAACAAACCGCCGAACAGCATGCCGGCAAGACCGCCGATCAGCAATCCCTTCATCAGACCGCCGCTGAAAAATCCGCGGTTTTGCGTGGGCGCGTTTGTCGTGGAGCCCGGCGTTTTATTGGCGGATGTCGTAGCATCGGGTTTCGTCACATTGTTCGTCGGCGCCTCGGATTTGCTAGGCGTGCTCGGGCTGTAGCTTCGCTTTGGCGACGAATAGCTTTTGGCGTCAACGGTCGCTGCCGGTGCGGCTACTGTGAAAACAAGTGTCGCTGCCAACATGAGAGCTGCAAATTTTTTTAGCATGTTTCATTCCTCCGGTATATACTGAATTTATGTGATTCACATTTCTATACGTAATATGTAGGCATTGGTTTCAGTTTTGATCGCTTCTTGTTAAAATATACGTTGCAAGTCTAAAGCATAACGTAAATGAGGTCATCCGAATGACAACTTATCCCGAAGCTTATATCGATTATCTGGTTTATTTTCACGCCGAGCGCGATTTTTTCGAATGCCATGAGGTGATGGAAGAATATTGGAAGCAGCACCGCGAAGATCCGTTAAGCCGTGCCTATGTGGGACTGATTCAGGTAGCGGTGGGGATGTACCATCATCGGCGCAGAAATATAACGGGGGCAGTTAAAATGCTGGAAAGCGCGGTAAAGCTGCTCACGGATGAAGATATGCAGGAGCTGGGGATCGAAGCGGCAAGCTTCAAGGAGGCGCTGCTGGAGAGGATCAATCAGCTCCGCACGGCCCCGGATGCGGCTTATGCCGATATCGACATTCCGCTGCGGGACGAGCAGCTGCGGCGGCTTTGCCTCCAGCGTTGCGAGCGGCATAAGCTGCAGTGGGGGGCGCCGAGCAATATGGAAGATGGCTATTTGATCCACAAGCATTCGCTGCGGGACCGGTCCGAAGTGATCGAAGCGCGGGCGGAGCAATTGAAAATGCAGC
The window above is part of the Paenibacillus hamazuiensis genome. Proteins encoded here:
- a CDS encoding YxcD family protein, encoding MRLYEQDIVNAICLNMAQRKQVRPEEVEVELKYDDDYGFSAEVFVQGRSQILVAANMLEAIERYLFTEQGLRIFRDQIQLKLEDEIVADIV
- a CDS encoding DUF5348 domain-containing protein; this translates as MTPKSRDGRILYNTRFEYWEIWDAYPRPAVVQCGESFEMKVGDDFLPCRIELDSEWVVYFHNTRFHLHPSVSYWIRVR
- a CDS encoding glycosyl hydrolase family 18 protein translates to MIHKKAIAGLSLLALLMSSASGTALAADKTSKYRVFQDDKILLETSDYKKAESYAKSFRSSHVEEIATRKWLWDNYPRYKLYQNDYSSSDWEFATLDQAMREAANWTRASIRDLQSGGWVWNNYPKYRVYQGDITLDNWEFATLAQAMAEARKWGSSHIIDLKDHRWVWDNIPADAKQSARSSGLKIYQVYQGTYTSEDWKFATLEDAVNESLSWGDSTVVNLEKNGQVVFSNVKSYKVYQNDTLLDSFLNPDDAISYAKQWAHAKVVDSSRSAAPGSYGIWNNYPYYQVYQSDNLINDFNTIPDALSYAMGYSNASIRLLDGTKIWDNYRKLQFWGWNGNSTDATIRAHVNNTTGLDVDSPTYFELADSSGTLTDKSNKDTVAWLKSQGIAVHPLVSNQFDSALTSQFLANKDAQNKFIQALVKRASELGVNGLNIDFENLSGKDRSAFTAFIKSLTDAAHGQGLVVSIDLPRGSVKWNAQTAFDHEKLAEIVDYIVTMTYDQHYSGSKEPGSVAGLQWVEEGVQEFLSYGIPRDKLIMGIPFYVRVWKIDASGNLDSNRAVLLKDIPNLISSKKATLTWDSRFNQYRVEYSEDGYKFVFWQENEDTVNARLDIAKKYDLAGVAAWRLGYDPAELWKTMIQKK
- a CDS encoding DUF309 domain-containing protein; this encodes MTTYPEAYIDYLVYFHAERDFFECHEVMEEYWKQHREDPLSRAYVGLIQVAVGMYHHRRRNITGAVKMLESAVKLLTDEDMQELGIEAASFKEALLERINQLRTAPDAAYADIDIPLRDEQLRRLCLQRCERHKLQWGAPSNMEDGYLIHKHSLRDRSEVIEARAEQLKMQQKRG